Proteins encoded by one window of Silvibacterium dinghuense:
- a CDS encoding thiazole synthase, translating to MEPLVIAGKAFQSRLIVGTGKYKDGAETQAAIEASGAEMVTVAVRRVNLDRSKESLLDFIDPQRYFLLPNTAGCYTAEEAIRAARLGREVGLSDWVKIEVIGDQATLYPDVQATLEATATLVKEGFTVLPYTSDDIVFARRLIDAGAAAVMPLAAPIGSGLGIQNRATLQILREKITEVPLIVDAGVGTASDAALALELGADGVLMNTAIAAAANPILMAEAMQHAVLAGRQAYVAGRMARKLYATASSPLEGISR from the coding sequence ATGGAACCACTGGTAATTGCGGGCAAGGCTTTCCAGTCGCGGCTGATTGTAGGCACGGGAAAGTACAAGGACGGAGCGGAGACGCAGGCGGCGATTGAGGCCTCGGGCGCGGAGATGGTGACGGTGGCGGTGCGCCGCGTGAACCTGGACCGCTCGAAGGAGTCGTTGCTGGACTTCATCGATCCGCAGCGGTATTTCCTGCTTCCGAATACGGCCGGCTGCTACACCGCCGAAGAAGCGATCCGCGCAGCACGTCTGGGGCGTGAAGTCGGACTTTCGGACTGGGTGAAGATCGAGGTGATCGGCGACCAGGCGACGCTCTATCCCGATGTTCAGGCAACACTTGAAGCCACGGCGACGCTGGTCAAGGAAGGCTTTACTGTTCTGCCTTATACCTCGGATGACATTGTGTTTGCGCGGCGTCTGATCGATGCTGGCGCAGCTGCGGTCATGCCCCTGGCGGCGCCCATCGGCAGCGGTCTCGGTATTCAGAACCGGGCGACGCTGCAGATTCTTCGCGAGAAGATCACCGAAGTACCGCTGATCGTCGATGCGGGCGTAGGCACAGCCTCCGACGCAGCCCTGGCGCTCGAGCTGGGCGCGGATGGCGTGCTGATGAACACCGCCATCGCTGCCGCGGCGAACCCCATCCTGATGGCCGAAGCCATGCAGCACGCAGTGCTCGCGGGGCGACAGGCCTACGTAGCCGGGCGTATGGCGCGCAAGCTCTACGCGACGGCAAGCTCGCCGCTCGAAGGCATCTCGCGGTAA
- a CDS encoding choice-of-anchor D domain-containing protein, whose product MRTQQFLLRMRWSSLLLAAFSLSSTSAVFAQNAASPLQLSSSALKFSSIAAGSTSLASLTLKNTGHASISIDSIALHEGDENAFSLSSACGQALAAGASCTASVTFSPLTPGQYAAELEVTSSDGSAQVPMEATATPPTITIDTSSATDWKINNGVFAIDFNPGAGNIYSMTMNSTGDQMVDTTNLNSNGQPKGFYMDNSGFGTASATTTGYANVPADGDMPGYLDWWVTYTSGSTLAYTYSEHWVVTAGDPGLHVYFVANHSTSDIAGSIGQVQWVFRDSLTAFTNTYSVDASVNNPGVTTVPLPSSSEMFSTDPGRDVQDATVDLHGFALPAGFTREFYTKYDHAGYEYLHRAHGLYGGKYGIWAVFPSKESMVGGPTKQDLYFTGNLLMIEAYSDHLDNPMTLTTAEGTASTRLFGPFYVRFNQLGRSWSQPGRQLATADDLYADALRASHGFRSFYDHETQLLDAGYVPSDSRGGVSVQVKGLARLGSTPTKAAWAVLSDPEKNVQLSSAGAQYWADITQSGRAEFKGVIPGTYRLSVFVLGQFGEYRQDGIVVTAGQTTAVPAVQFTPENFGETVFRIGIPDRSSHEFLHGHDSRGFDYKDYWGSYNYWEDFAANSGSVVYNATAGPAGAATNNWEAWNYDHWGVFDPGLYDATNDTTDNYENTIPSYVASLSGASGSNGVSTRTPVWTVHFATPADAANYSYAVLSVALACDYGSYVVKLNGTTRTWGYRSTVASDCSVRSGLSGYYQWVVFQFPASALSAAGADNVMTIGVSQTYGAMDDALRLELTNTSAAPTSTNWYDYEYVSTSSTSSTSNNVAADDAVNNP is encoded by the coding sequence ATGCGCACGCAGCAATTCCTCCTCCGCATGCGATGGAGCAGCCTGCTCCTCGCCGCCTTCTCGCTCTCCTCCACCAGCGCAGTTTTTGCCCAGAACGCCGCATCTCCGTTACAGCTTTCGAGCAGTGCATTGAAGTTTTCTTCGATTGCCGCCGGCTCTACGAGCCTGGCCTCGCTCACGCTCAAGAACACTGGTCACGCCTCGATCAGCATCGATTCGATTGCTCTGCACGAGGGAGATGAGAATGCGTTCTCGCTGAGCAGTGCGTGCGGGCAGGCGTTGGCCGCAGGGGCTTCGTGCACGGCGTCGGTCACCTTTTCTCCGCTGACTCCCGGCCAGTACGCGGCTGAACTCGAAGTGACCTCGAGCGACGGCTCTGCGCAGGTGCCCATGGAGGCTACGGCCACGCCGCCCACCATCACCATCGATACCAGCAGCGCGACCGACTGGAAGATCAACAACGGCGTCTTCGCGATCGACTTCAATCCGGGTGCTGGCAACATCTACAGCATGACCATGAACAGCACCGGTGACCAGATGGTGGATACGACAAATCTGAATTCGAATGGTCAGCCCAAGGGCTTCTACATGGATAACTCCGGCTTCGGCACCGCATCGGCGACCACCACGGGTTATGCGAATGTGCCGGCCGATGGTGATATGCCGGGGTATCTCGACTGGTGGGTGACTTATACCTCGGGCTCGACGCTGGCTTATACCTACTCCGAGCACTGGGTGGTGACGGCCGGCGATCCGGGGCTGCACGTGTACTTTGTCGCGAACCATTCCACCTCCGACATCGCCGGGAGCATCGGCCAGGTGCAGTGGGTCTTCCGCGATTCGCTGACCGCCTTCACAAACACCTATAGCGTGGATGCCTCGGTGAACAACCCGGGCGTAACGACGGTGCCGCTGCCCTCGAGTTCGGAGATGTTTTCCACCGATCCGGGGCGCGACGTGCAGGATGCCACCGTCGACCTGCACGGCTTCGCGCTGCCGGCCGGTTTCACCCGCGAGTTCTACACCAAGTACGACCACGCCGGTTATGAGTACCTGCATCGTGCGCATGGCCTTTACGGCGGCAAGTATGGCATCTGGGCCGTGTTTCCGAGTAAGGAGTCGATGGTGGGGGGCCCGACCAAGCAGGATCTCTACTTCACCGGCAACCTGCTGATGATCGAGGCCTATTCCGACCACCTGGACAACCCGATGACGCTGACGACGGCCGAGGGCACGGCGAGTACGCGGCTCTTCGGGCCGTTTTATGTGCGCTTCAACCAGTTAGGGCGCTCGTGGAGCCAGCCTGGCAGGCAACTGGCGACGGCCGATGATCTCTATGCCGATGCGCTGCGCGCCTCGCATGGCTTCCGCTCGTTTTACGATCACGAGACGCAGCTGCTCGACGCCGGTTATGTGCCGAGCGATAGCCGCGGCGGCGTATCGGTCCAGGTGAAGGGGCTGGCGCGGCTGGGCTCGACACCCACCAAGGCCGCGTGGGCCGTGCTAAGCGATCCGGAGAAGAATGTGCAGCTTTCGAGCGCGGGCGCGCAGTACTGGGCCGACATCACGCAGAGCGGCCGCGCCGAGTTCAAGGGCGTGATTCCCGGCACCTATCGGCTGAGCGTGTTTGTGCTGGGGCAGTTCGGTGAGTATCGCCAGGACGGCATCGTGGTGACGGCGGGCCAGACCACGGCGGTGCCTGCGGTGCAGTTTACACCGGAGAATTTTGGCGAGACGGTCTTCCGCATTGGCATTCCCGACCGCTCCTCGCACGAGTTTCTGCATGGACACGACAGCCGCGGCTTCGACTACAAGGACTACTGGGGCTCCTATAACTACTGGGAGGATTTTGCGGCGAACAGCGGCTCAGTGGTCTACAACGCGACGGCAGGACCGGCCGGCGCGGCGACCAATAACTGGGAAGCATGGAATTACGACCACTGGGGCGTCTTCGATCCCGGCCTGTACGACGCGACCAACGACACCACGGATAACTACGAAAACACAATTCCGAGCTATGTGGCGAGCCTGAGCGGCGCCAGCGGCAGCAACGGCGTGAGCACGCGGACTCCGGTGTGGACGGTGCACTTTGCCACGCCGGCCGATGCGGCGAACTATAGCTACGCCGTGCTGTCGGTGGCGCTGGCCTGCGACTACGGCAGTTACGTGGTGAAGTTGAACGGGACCACGCGCACCTGGGGCTACCGCTCGACTGTGGCCTCCGATTGCTCGGTGCGCAGCGGGCTCTCCGGCTACTATCAGTGGGTGGTCTTCCAGTTCCCGGCGAGCGCGCTGAGTGCGGCAGGCGCCGACAACGTGATGACCATCGGGGTGAGCCAGACCTATGGCGCAATGGACGACGCGCTCCGGCTGGAACTGACGAATACCTCGGCCGCGCCCACCTCGACAAACTGGTACGACTACGAGTACGTGAGCACCTCGAGCACCTCGAGCACGTCAAACAATGTCGCGGCTGATGATGCGGTGAACAATCCTTAG
- the ruvC gene encoding crossover junction endodeoxyribonuclease RuvC: MRVFGIDCGTECTGYGVVEWNDAARNPELQWRDAGGIRLSKKDTTPQRLAQVYAELCALIALHQPDIVAIEEVFYSVNAKSALKLGQVRGVALLAAATAGLPVAEYAPLKIKSTVTGYGLAQKEQVQFMVARLLRLDVVPEPADAADALAIAICHIHHAQTLEAVRR, encoded by the coding sequence ATGCGGGTCTTTGGTATTGACTGTGGCACGGAGTGCACCGGCTACGGCGTGGTGGAATGGAACGACGCGGCGCGGAATCCCGAGCTGCAATGGCGCGACGCCGGTGGTATCCGGCTTTCTAAAAAAGACACCACGCCGCAGCGGCTGGCGCAGGTCTATGCCGAGCTCTGCGCCCTGATCGCGCTCCACCAGCCGGACATCGTCGCGATCGAAGAGGTCTTCTACTCGGTCAACGCCAAGTCGGCGCTGAAGCTGGGCCAGGTGCGCGGTGTAGCGCTGCTGGCGGCTGCGACGGCCGGGCTTCCGGTGGCCGAATACGCTCCGCTCAAGATCAAATCCACGGTGACCGGCTACGGCCTCGCGCAAAAGGAGCAGGTGCAGTTCATGGTGGCCCGTCTGCTGCGCCTGGACGTAGTGCCGGAGCCCGCCGACGCCGCAGACGCGCTGGCGATTGCCATCTGCCACATTCACCACGCCCAGACCCTCGAGGCGGTGCGGCGGTGA
- a CDS encoding DUF6600 domain-containing protein has protein sequence MAQDQDSVPPPPADSTVQTPVTGSAVRAVRLSDVEGKVQISSDGQSDFDQAQQNMPVMQGMRLHTGDDGRVEIQFEDGSVVRVTPNSALTLTELRRDADGHTVTAITADGGLTYYELNGQAGQYTVHLGGETLTPADSSVFRVNLDQNPEVAVMHGTVKAVDSANGSIDVHTNQTVKFAAANSSQYDLVPSIDSDSWDQWNSDRDQALAMLDQNATTARAGSGNPDDPAWNDLDYYGDWYDVPGYGQGWAPAGVDASWDPFGVGAWGYYSGVGYTWISGYSWGWWPYHCGAWDYFDSFGWMWFPGNCGWGSVGVGWYPYATVWRTPPGYKLPIRPTNPGHGLPPHGPGKHPEPLVAVNRTPQALNQFRTAGQAKPTARAFNFNGNAVHAEQASVHPQQSGPLGESFTNSLVRTNPTYLSVGNNRSGVIPGSFGFSNQSRTAYTGSRGGYVPPSSGARFAGSGASESHFSSAPAAPHFSAPASAPAGGSPGGGRPH, from the coding sequence TTGGCACAGGATCAGGACTCCGTGCCTCCGCCGCCTGCGGACTCGACGGTACAGACGCCTGTGACAGGGAGCGCTGTCCGCGCGGTACGGCTCAGCGATGTCGAGGGCAAGGTCCAGATCTCCTCTGACGGGCAGTCAGACTTCGATCAGGCGCAGCAGAATATGCCGGTCATGCAGGGGATGCGGCTGCATACCGGAGACGACGGCCGGGTAGAAATCCAGTTTGAAGATGGTTCGGTCGTCCGCGTGACGCCGAACAGCGCCTTGACACTGACGGAGCTGCGGCGCGATGCCGACGGGCACACAGTCACCGCGATCACCGCGGACGGCGGCCTGACCTATTACGAGCTCAATGGGCAGGCGGGGCAGTACACGGTCCATCTGGGTGGCGAGACGCTGACGCCTGCCGATAGCAGCGTCTTCCGCGTGAATCTCGACCAGAATCCTGAAGTTGCCGTGATGCATGGCACCGTGAAGGCAGTCGACAGCGCGAACGGAAGCATCGACGTACACACCAACCAGACGGTGAAGTTCGCCGCGGCCAACTCCTCACAATATGACCTGGTGCCGAGCATCGATTCGGACAGCTGGGACCAGTGGAACAGCGACCGCGATCAGGCTTTGGCGATGCTCGATCAGAACGCCACCACCGCGCGGGCTGGTTCCGGAAATCCGGATGACCCGGCCTGGAATGATCTCGATTACTACGGCGACTGGTATGACGTGCCGGGTTACGGGCAGGGATGGGCTCCGGCAGGAGTGGACGCCAGCTGGGATCCCTTCGGCGTAGGCGCCTGGGGTTACTACTCGGGTGTCGGCTATACCTGGATCTCCGGCTATTCCTGGGGTTGGTGGCCTTATCACTGTGGCGCCTGGGATTACTTCGACAGCTTTGGCTGGATGTGGTTCCCGGGAAACTGCGGATGGGGCAGCGTAGGCGTGGGCTGGTATCCCTATGCGACCGTATGGCGGACGCCTCCGGGGTACAAGCTGCCGATCCGGCCGACGAACCCCGGTCACGGGCTGCCGCCGCATGGACCTGGCAAGCATCCTGAACCGCTGGTTGCGGTGAATCGTACACCGCAGGCGCTAAACCAGTTCCGGACAGCGGGACAGGCGAAGCCGACGGCGCGTGCCTTCAACTTTAACGGCAATGCCGTCCATGCGGAGCAGGCAAGCGTGCATCCGCAGCAGTCGGGTCCGCTCGGAGAAAGCTTCACGAATTCTCTCGTCCGGACCAACCCGACGTACCTGAGTGTGGGCAATAATCGGAGCGGCGTGATTCCAGGCAGCTTCGGCTTCAGCAACCAGAGCCGGACCGCCTACACCGGCAGCCGTGGCGGTTATGTGCCGCCTTCGAGCGGAGCGCGATTTGCAGGCTCCGGAGCTTCGGAATCGCACTTTTCCTCTGCTCCTGCGGCGCCGCATTTCTCCGCTCCGGCCTCGGCTCCAGCAGGTGGCAGCCCAGGCGGAGGTCGTCCTCACTAG
- the rsmA gene encoding 16S rRNA (adenine(1518)-N(6)/adenine(1519)-N(6))-dimethyltransferase RsmA, producing MSRSGTRPGPRSKPKLGQNFLIDPHASLAIADALGDLSQRTVVEIGPGAGAITELLLPRAQRLIAIELDRVLAQRLTEQHASTPSFEVISADVLSVNLHDLRADGPPLLIIGNLPYYITSDILLHLFRFHADVDRAVIMVQREVADRVAAHPGTRDYGVLSATAQLYARVERILTLPPEAFMPPPDVHSSVLRLTMQPQFAALGVEPDAFLGFVKKAFAQKRKTLASNLRAAGLASDIAQQALEAAGIPAMARAEELDLATMARLWKQLESR from the coding sequence ATGAGCCGCTCAGGAACTCGTCCCGGACCACGCTCGAAGCCAAAGCTTGGGCAGAACTTCCTTATCGATCCGCATGCCTCACTCGCCATTGCCGACGCATTGGGCGATCTTTCGCAACGCACTGTCGTCGAGATCGGACCCGGCGCCGGCGCCATTACCGAGCTGCTCCTTCCGCGCGCACAGCGCCTGATTGCGATCGAGCTCGACCGCGTTCTTGCGCAGCGGCTCACCGAGCAGCATGCCTCCACGCCTTCGTTCGAAGTGATCTCTGCCGACGTGCTCAGCGTTAATCTGCATGATCTGCGCGCCGATGGGCCTCCGCTTCTGATCATCGGAAACTTGCCCTACTACATCACCTCGGACATCCTGCTCCACCTGTTCCGCTTTCATGCGGATGTGGACCGCGCCGTCATCATGGTGCAGCGGGAGGTTGCCGATCGTGTTGCCGCGCATCCCGGCACGCGCGACTATGGCGTTCTCTCGGCTACCGCGCAGCTCTACGCGCGCGTCGAACGCATTCTCACCCTGCCACCGGAGGCGTTCATGCCGCCGCCGGATGTGCACTCTTCAGTCCTGCGCCTCACCATGCAGCCGCAATTCGCAGCCCTCGGGGTCGAGCCCGATGCGTTTCTCGGCTTCGTCAAGAAGGCCTTTGCCCAGAAGCGCAAAACCCTGGCCAGCAATCTACGCGCCGCAGGGCTGGCATCCGACATAGCGCAACAGGCATTGGAAGCAGCGGGCATCCCTGCGATGGCTCGCGCCGAAGAGCTAGATCTTGCTACGATGGCCCGCCTCTGGAAACAGCTGGAGTCTCGATAG
- the glgA gene encoding glycogen synthase GlgA → MHIVFAASECVPFVKTGGLADVMGALPAEIARLGHQATVYLPYYRQVREKSPEKKPVIASLTIPFTYYNRFVSVLDGGKRDGVQFYFVDCPELFDRESLYATQSGDYLDNWERFGLFSRTVLEASKQLGVPDIFHVHDWQTAMIPVYLRSVYYFDPALRNAGAILTIHNAGYQGWFPPQTTERLLLPWDLFTMDRVEQYDTFNFLKGGMVYSDALTTVSPTYAKEIQTPEFGYGLDSTLRKRAADLHGILNGVDYTKWNPATDHNIAAHYTPDRLEGKSACRKDLLHAFGASHVSAETAVLGIVSRFATQKGFDLIAQIAHRLLNEDVYLVVLGTGEPYYENLFRSLQEQYAAKMSVKIAYDDALAHKVEAGADIFLMPSRYEPCGLNQIYSLKYGTVPVVHATGGLEDTVAEWNGETGEGTGFKFPHYDANEFYAAIERALGLFRSDKKAWTKLMQNGMKQDYSWSEPAKEYAALYEEVARRRS, encoded by the coding sequence ATGCACATTGTTTTTGCCGCCTCGGAATGCGTTCCTTTTGTGAAAACCGGCGGTCTCGCCGACGTGATGGGCGCCTTGCCCGCGGAGATCGCCAGGCTCGGCCATCAGGCCACGGTGTACCTGCCGTATTACCGCCAGGTACGGGAGAAGTCTCCGGAGAAGAAGCCGGTGATCGCCAGCCTCACGATCCCGTTCACGTACTACAACCGTTTCGTCTCGGTGCTCGATGGCGGCAAGCGGGATGGAGTGCAGTTTTACTTCGTGGATTGCCCCGAGCTCTTCGATCGCGAATCGCTCTATGCGACGCAGAGCGGCGATTATCTCGATAACTGGGAGCGGTTCGGACTCTTCAGCCGAACAGTGCTCGAGGCATCGAAGCAGCTCGGCGTGCCGGATATTTTCCATGTTCACGATTGGCAGACAGCGATGATCCCGGTGTATCTGCGGTCGGTGTACTACTTCGATCCGGCGCTGCGGAACGCAGGCGCGATTCTGACCATTCACAACGCCGGCTACCAGGGATGGTTTCCGCCGCAGACCACCGAACGGCTGCTGCTGCCATGGGATCTCTTCACCATGGATCGTGTCGAGCAGTATGACACCTTCAATTTCCTGAAGGGTGGAATGGTGTACTCCGATGCGCTGACGACGGTGAGCCCGACCTACGCGAAGGAAATCCAGACCCCCGAGTTCGGCTATGGCCTCGATAGCACGCTGCGCAAGCGCGCCGCGGATCTGCACGGCATTCTGAACGGCGTGGATTACACCAAGTGGAACCCGGCTACGGATCACAACATCGCGGCTCACTACACACCGGACAGGCTGGAGGGGAAGTCTGCGTGCAGAAAGGACCTGCTCCATGCCTTCGGCGCCTCGCACGTCAGCGCGGAGACAGCGGTGCTGGGCATCGTTTCACGGTTTGCGACGCAGAAGGGCTTCGATCTGATTGCGCAGATTGCGCACCGCCTCTTGAACGAGGATGTCTACCTCGTTGTGCTCGGTACCGGCGAGCCGTATTACGAAAATCTCTTCCGCTCCCTGCAGGAGCAGTACGCCGCAAAAATGTCGGTGAAGATCGCCTACGACGATGCGCTTGCGCACAAGGTCGAGGCGGGTGCGGATATTTTCCTGATGCCGTCACGCTATGAGCCTTGCGGCCTGAATCAGATTTACAGCCTGAAGTACGGAACGGTGCCGGTGGTGCATGCCACCGGCGGTCTGGAAGACACGGTTGCCGAGTGGAATGGCGAAACGGGTGAGGGAACAGGTTTCAAGTTCCCGCACTACGATGCGAATGAGTTCTATGCCGCAATCGAACGGGCTCTCGGGCTCTTCCGCTCCGACAAAAAAGCATGGACGAAGCTCATGCAGAACGGCATGAAGCAGGATTATTCCTGGTCCGAGCCCGCCAAGGAATACGCCGCGCTCTACGAAGAGGTCGCGCGCCGGCGGAGCTAG
- a CDS encoding HAD family hydrolase: MTLPSTQQPLAATTQTDDRVHIQPGFLWDQQAAYLFDIDGTLLRCRDRIHVGSFFSGVRAVMGQELVLDGVILSGNTDPGILHDAFRLAKLEEHLWQPHLEAILENMRVEVASRRHEMQIAMMPGVEDTLAHLQKKGAALGVATGNLEAIGWLKIEFLGLRHWFTFGGFSDNFALRADMIAHAAKLAREHSGPEATVCVVGDTPSDISAARANGLPTIAVATGSFSFDDLMQYEPEVCATSLSALLRVTSKASA; encoded by the coding sequence GTGACTCTTCCCTCCACGCAGCAGCCTCTCGCCGCGACGACGCAAACTGACGATCGCGTTCATATTCAGCCCGGCTTTCTCTGGGACCAGCAGGCCGCCTATCTCTTTGATATCGACGGCACCCTGCTGCGCTGCCGCGACCGCATTCATGTCGGCTCCTTCTTTTCCGGCGTCCGCGCAGTCATGGGACAGGAACTGGTGCTCGATGGCGTCATCCTGAGCGGCAATACCGATCCCGGCATCCTCCACGATGCATTTCGCCTCGCCAAGCTTGAAGAACACCTCTGGCAGCCGCATCTGGAAGCCATCCTCGAAAACATGCGCGTCGAAGTGGCCAGCCGCCGCCACGAGATGCAGATTGCCATGATGCCCGGTGTCGAAGACACGCTCGCTCACCTCCAGAAGAAGGGTGCAGCGCTCGGTGTCGCGACCGGCAATCTCGAAGCGATCGGCTGGCTCAAAATCGAGTTCCTCGGCCTGCGGCACTGGTTCACCTTCGGCGGCTTCAGTGACAACTTCGCTCTCCGCGCCGATATGATCGCGCACGCCGCAAAGCTCGCCCGTGAGCATTCCGGCCCCGAAGCTACCGTCTGCGTCGTCGGGGATACGCCTTCCGACATCTCGGCGGCACGCGCCAACGGCCTGCCCACCATTGCCGTGGCTACAGGCAGCTTCAGTTTTGACGATCTGATGCAATATGAGCCCGAGGTCTGCGCGACCTCGCTCTCTGCTCTGCTGCGTGTGACCTCGAAGGCCTCCGCTTAA